A section of the Ranitomeya imitator isolate aRanImi1 chromosome 7, aRanImi1.pri, whole genome shotgun sequence genome encodes:
- the CFAP119 gene encoding cilia- and flagella-associated protein 119 isoform X1, with protein sequence MREESGSPSPEKITKLKVYMWNDVTAGDLQRLEIARSTEDLRRALRELLNVSLLGEPRTSALLDLYYHVLRFCWDCGFNREQTSCVLSVVKATHAFCAGSPLGDAAECYSRLQELLLRHSVHRPPFSIGLFSPQQLLHMSDYFVNTYFRHFKLYKYVFTPQVTLDLSVIYDGISEMEDTRTSDKDSADVSIL encoded by the exons gaAAAGATAACAAAACTGAAAGTCTACATGTG GAATGATGTGACCGCAGGGGACCTGCAGAGGCTGGAGATCGCCCGGAGCACGGAGGATCTGCGCAG AGCTCTACGTGAATTACTGAATGTGAGCCTCCTCGGTGAGCCCCGCACCTCCGCATTGCTGGACCTTTACTACCACGTGTTGCGCTTCTGCTGGGACTGCGGGTTTAACAGAGAGCAGACGTcctgtgtcttgtctgtggtgaaggcgacgcatgcgttttgtgcaG GTTCACCTCTGGGGGACGCTGCGGAGTGTTACTCTCGCCTCCAGGAGCTGCTCCTGCGTCACTCTGTACAT CGGCCTCCATTCAGTATCGGCCTGTTCTCCCCGCAGCAGCTTCTGCACATGTCAGACTACTTTGTGAATACATATTTCCGTCATTTCAAGCTGTACAAATACGTGTTCACTCCTCAG GTCACTTTAGATCTCTCAGTCATTTACGATGGAATCTCCGAGATGGAAGATACGAGGACAAGTGACAAAG
- the CFAP119 gene encoding cilia- and flagella-associated protein 119 isoform X2 yields the protein MREESGSPSPEKITKLKVYMWNDVTAGDLQRLEIARSTEDLRRALRELLNVSLLGEPRTSALLDLYYHVLRFCWDCGFNREQTSCVLSVVKATHAFCAGSPLGDAAECYSRLQELLLRHSVHRPPFSIGLFSPQQLLHMSDYFVNTYFRHFKLYKYVFTPQVTLDLSVIYDGISEMEDTRTSDKGHRLC from the exons gaAAAGATAACAAAACTGAAAGTCTACATGTG GAATGATGTGACCGCAGGGGACCTGCAGAGGCTGGAGATCGCCCGGAGCACGGAGGATCTGCGCAG AGCTCTACGTGAATTACTGAATGTGAGCCTCCTCGGTGAGCCCCGCACCTCCGCATTGCTGGACCTTTACTACCACGTGTTGCGCTTCTGCTGGGACTGCGGGTTTAACAGAGAGCAGACGTcctgtgtcttgtctgtggtgaaggcgacgcatgcgttttgtgcaG GTTCACCTCTGGGGGACGCTGCGGAGTGTTACTCTCGCCTCCAGGAGCTGCTCCTGCGTCACTCTGTACAT CGGCCTCCATTCAGTATCGGCCTGTTCTCCCCGCAGCAGCTTCTGCACATGTCAGACTACTTTGTGAATACATATTTCCGTCATTTCAAGCTGTACAAATACGTGTTCACTCCTCAG GTCACTTTAGATCTCTCAGTCATTTACGATGGAATCTCCGAGATGGAAGATACGAGGACAAGTGACAAAG